Genomic DNA from Patescibacteria group bacterium:
TACCCTAACTATGGCCGCACTAATGCTAACCGGCGGCAAGGTCGGTGATATATGGGGCCGCAAAAAGGCCTTTCTAATCGGGCTTGGGATATACGGAGTTGGCTCATTTATAACTGCAGTAAGCCCAAATATCCAGACTTTGATGATAGGCTGGTCGCTGGTGGAAGGGCTCGGCGCAGTACTGGTGATACCCGCCGTGGCAGCACTTGTGGCTGCTCGCTATGAAGGCCGAGATAGGATAACCGCCTTTGCAATAATTGGCGCTACTGCTGGCGCGGCAGCGGCAGCTGGCCCGCTTATCGGCGGCTTTGTAACTACCTTCCTAAGTTGGCGCTATGTATTTGCCTTCGAGACGGTGATTGTAATAATAATACTTTTGCTCTGGAAGCATGTGCCGAGCTCCGAAAAATCGGCCCAAACAAAGTTAAATATTCCAAGCGTTATATTATCGGCAAGCGGCATGGTGCTTTTGATATTTGGCATATTACAAAGCAAGGTCTGGGGCTGGGTAAAGCCAATGACGGTACCAGAAATTTTTGGCTACCAAATAGCACCTTTTGGAATATCGATTGTTACCTATTTGATATTTGCAGGCATACTGCTACTAGCGTATTTCCTAAGTTACCAAAAAACCTTGCAAGACAAAGGAAAAGACCCCCTGCTAGATGTAACCGTTCTCAAAATCCCACAGTTGCGCAGCGGTCTAGCCGTACAGATGTCTCAAAACCTCGTTATCGGTGCGTCATTTTTTGTAATGCCTATTTACTTGCAGATGGTGATAGGCCTAGATGCGCTTCAGACTGGCATACGAATTATTCCACTTTCAGTATCGCTGATTATCTTTTCAGTGCTAGGCTCCAAATTAATCGACCGCTTTAGCCCCAAAAAGATAGTAAAGTTCGGTCAGCTAGCGCTGATTACCGGAGTTGCTATTATCGCATACACTATCGATCCTCAATTGCAGAGCATTTCGCTTTTTTTGGGGATGTTTATATTAGGTGCAGGGCTAGGGCTACTGGCCTCACAGCTTGGCAATATTAATATGAACGCCGTAGATAAACGCCATTCCAGCGAAGTTGGCGGAATGCAAGGTACCGCCCAAAACCTAGGCTCATCACTA
This window encodes:
- a CDS encoding MFS transporter, producing MKKWSAIILLALAQFIMVLDATVMNVSISTVVKDLNTTVASMQAAITFFTLTMAALMLTGGKVGDIWGRKKAFLIGLGIYGVGSFITAVSPNIQTLMIGWSLVEGLGAVLVIPAVAALVAARYEGRDRITAFAIIGATAGAAAAAGPLIGGFVTTFLSWRYVFAFETVIVIIILLLWKHVPSSEKSAQTKLNIPSVILSASGMVLLIFGILQSKVWGWVKPMTVPEIFGYQIAPFGISIVTYLIFAGILLLAYFLSYQKTLQDKGKDPLLDVTVLKIPQLRSGLAVQMSQNLVIGASFFVMPIYLQMVIGLDALQTGIRIIPLSVSLIIFSVLGSKLIDRFSPKKIVKFGQLALITGVAIIAYTIDPQLQSISLFLGMFILGAGLGLLASQLGNINMNAVDKRHSSEVGGMQGTAQNLGSSLGTAIIGSILIMTLSSGFSAKISADPQIPESIKQAVSAQANKGIPVLSTADVNNLANEQGYSAAQTAQLVSYYTESQLEGLKQAMVFLLMLTVGSLLLSRNLPDSKVEKLSDLKLKDIHG